One region of Cytobacillus sp. IB215665 genomic DNA includes:
- a CDS encoding monovalent cation:proton antiporter family protein, whose translation MEQHASVTSLVIVIIIAFLTPILLHRLRLNLIPLVVAEIVMGLIIGKSGFNIVHPDMWLETLSMLGFIFLMFLSGLEIDFSAFAGSKKKEKLSSGKDAPNPFLVGFLIFVGVFGISLVLSYIFVWFGIIENAFLMTLIISTISLGVVVPTLKDVQIMKSSIGQTILLVAVIADLVTMILLAVFVSIYDTGQGSTWLLLILFGVGVIFYLLGKYFRNQSFLETMSKGTIQIGTRAVFALIIVLVALSETIGAENILGAFLAGVLVSLLAPNADLVHKLDSFGYGFLIPIFFVMVGVNLDIWSLFEHPKLLLFIPLLLGALFISKIIPIYILRIWYDRKTVLASGFLLTSTLSLVIAAGTIGVRMEIISQQMSDAFILVAVITSVVSPIAFKKIFPVQEGEMRKLKVAFIGANQHTLTVTRELNPALYESTLYHVTQEKIEKKIADSLFEIVEVSDYSIESLKNLDVFDVDIFVATTGEETINAEVAIFAKEYGVDRVIARVESPNLDEELKARNVDVFSVFLSTKALLKALIESPSVMNILTNQDTALYQINMNNLKYDGLMLRNFPFTGDVIFVRMFRGKDSIVPHGDTELKMGDRLIVTGSREYVEELRRVLEFGE comes from the coding sequence ATGGAGCAACATGCTTCTGTTACTTCACTAGTTATCGTAATAATCATTGCATTTTTAACTCCAATTTTACTTCATAGACTACGATTGAATCTCATTCCGTTGGTCGTTGCAGAAATTGTGATGGGTCTTATTATTGGAAAAAGTGGGTTTAATATCGTACATCCTGACATGTGGTTAGAAACGCTATCGATGTTAGGCTTCATCTTTTTAATGTTTTTAAGTGGTCTAGAAATTGACTTCTCAGCATTTGCTGGGAGTAAAAAGAAGGAAAAATTGAGCAGTGGAAAAGATGCACCAAATCCATTTCTTGTTGGATTTCTTATTTTTGTAGGTGTTTTTGGCATATCCTTAGTTCTATCATACATATTTGTCTGGTTTGGTATCATTGAAAATGCATTTTTAATGACATTAATTATTTCTACAATCTCCCTAGGCGTGGTCGTTCCTACACTCAAAGACGTTCAAATTATGAAATCGTCAATCGGGCAAACGATCCTGTTAGTAGCTGTCATTGCAGACTTAGTGACAATGATTTTATTAGCTGTCTTTGTCTCTATTTATGATACTGGACAGGGTAGCACATGGCTATTACTGATCTTGTTTGGTGTTGGGGTTATCTTTTATTTATTAGGGAAATATTTCCGTAACCAATCTTTTCTTGAAACTATGTCTAAAGGAACAATTCAGATTGGCACCCGGGCGGTATTTGCATTAATTATTGTTTTAGTGGCATTATCTGAAACAATTGGTGCAGAAAATATATTAGGAGCATTTTTAGCTGGGGTACTTGTTTCCCTTTTAGCACCAAATGCAGATCTAGTCCATAAATTAGATTCTTTCGGTTATGGCTTTTTAATACCAATTTTTTTCGTCATGGTCGGGGTAAATTTAGACATATGGTCCTTATTTGAACATCCTAAATTGTTATTGTTTATTCCGTTATTGTTAGGAGCTTTGTTTATCTCAAAAATAATCCCTATTTACATATTAAGAATTTGGTATGATCGAAAAACAGTTCTTGCTTCTGGTTTTCTTCTAACATCAACTTTGTCCTTAGTAATTGCCGCAGGAACAATTGGTGTTCGGATGGAAATTATTAGTCAACAAATGTCAGATGCATTTATTTTAGTAGCAGTTATAACAAGTGTTGTTTCTCCAATTGCATTTAAAAAGATCTTCCCAGTACAAGAAGGAGAAATGCGTAAATTAAAGGTTGCCTTTATTGGAGCGAATCAACATACTCTAACTGTGACACGAGAATTAAACCCAGCTTTATATGAGTCAACTTTGTATCATGTTACACAAGAGAAAATTGAGAAGAAAATTGCTGATTCATTGTTTGAGATTGTTGAAGTATCTGACTATTCTATTGAATCATTAAAGAATCTAGATGTATTTGATGTAGATATTTTTGTAGCAACAACTGGTGAAGAAACAATAAATGCTGAAGTAGCCATCTTTGCAAAAGAGTATGGTGTGGATCGTGTAATTGCGAGGGTAGAGTCACCGAACTTAGACGAGGAGCTAAAGGCAAGAAATGTCGATGTTTTCTCGGTATTCTTATCGACGAAAGCCTTATTAAAGGCATTAATTGAGTCTCCAAGTGTTATGAATATCTTAACTAATCAAGATACTGCGTTATACCAAATCAATATGAATAATCTTAAATACGATGGTTTAATGCTGCGTAATTTTCCATTTACTGGTGATGTGATTTTCGTTCGAATGTTTAGAGGAAAAGATTCAATCGTACCGCATGGGGATACTGAACTGAAAATGGGAGACAGGCTCATTGTAACAGGGTCACGAGAGTATGTTGAAGAGTTAAGAAGAGTACTTGAATTTGGTGAATAA
- the mgtE gene encoding magnesium transporter, whose amino-acid sequence MSDNKNFDPLRDFDELIQLLLEENIEYFREKFFDLHPYDQAKFFVKLDKNVRMLLYRFLSPKEMAAIFENIEIEEEDYQRILSEMNPSFAANMLAEMYADDAVDVLNEIDKDQAASYLTIMDDESAGEIKELLHYEESTAGSIMTTEFIAIHANQTVRSAMHILKKEAPRAETIYYVYVINEEKQLVGVISLRDLIISHDETMIADMMYDRVLAVSVAEDQEEVARKMKDYNFLAVPVVDFRNHLLGIITVDDIMDVMDEEASEDYSKLAAISDVDSFDKNPLTAARKRLPWLIILLFLGMMTANLIGKFEKTLEQVAILAMFIPLIAGMAGNTGTQALAVAVRGIATGEHEHENKWKLLIREAGTGLITGVTCGVLVTIIVYFWQHNIFLGILVGLSILATLIVATIAGALVPLIMHRLKIDPAVASGPFITTINDILSILIYFGMATLFMSYLL is encoded by the coding sequence ATGAGTGATAATAAAAACTTTGACCCGTTGAGAGACTTTGACGAACTGATTCAGTTACTGTTAGAAGAAAATATTGAATATTTTAGAGAAAAGTTTTTTGACTTACATCCATATGATCAAGCCAAATTTTTCGTGAAGTTAGACAAAAATGTTAGAATGCTATTATATCGTTTTTTATCACCTAAAGAGATGGCTGCAATTTTCGAGAACATTGAAATTGAAGAAGAAGATTATCAACGGATATTATCTGAGATGAATCCAAGCTTTGCTGCTAATATGCTTGCGGAAATGTATGCAGATGATGCTGTTGACGTGTTGAATGAAATAGATAAAGATCAGGCAGCTAGCTATTTAACGATCATGGATGACGAGTCAGCTGGAGAAATTAAAGAATTACTTCATTACGAAGAATCTACAGCTGGTAGTATTATGACAACTGAATTTATTGCTATTCATGCAAATCAAACTGTTCGTTCAGCGATGCATATTTTGAAAAAAGAAGCACCGCGTGCAGAAACGATCTACTATGTATATGTGATCAATGAAGAGAAGCAACTAGTAGGTGTCATATCATTAAGGGATTTAATTATATCTCATGATGAAACGATGATAGCAGATATGATGTATGATCGTGTGCTAGCAGTTTCTGTAGCAGAAGATCAAGAAGAAGTAGCTAGAAAAATGAAGGACTATAACTTTTTAGCAGTACCTGTGGTAGACTTTAGAAATCACCTTTTAGGGATTATCACTGTAGATGATATTATGGACGTAATGGATGAAGAAGCATCTGAAGATTATTCAAAATTAGCAGCTATTTCTGACGTAGACAGTTTTGACAAAAACCCCTTAACTGCAGCACGGAAAAGGTTACCTTGGTTGATTATTTTACTTTTTTTAGGAATGATGACAGCTAACCTCATCGGGAAATTTGAAAAAACGCTTGAACAAGTGGCAATCTTGGCTATGTTTATTCCGCTCATTGCAGGGATGGCAGGTAATACCGGAACACAGGCATTAGCGGTTGCAGTGAGAGGTATTGCTACAGGAGAGCATGAGCATGAGAATAAATGGAAATTACTTATCCGTGAAGCAGGAACTGGACTAATAACTGGCGTTACGTGTGGAGTACTTGTTACAATAATCGTATATTTTTGGCAACATAATATATTTTTAGGTATTCTCGTCGGACTGTCAATTTTAGCGACCTTAATTGTAGCAACGATTGCAGGTGCATTAGTACCCTTAATTATGCACAGGTTAAAAATAGATCCAGCTGTAGCATCTGGTCCATTTATTACTACTATCAATGACATATTAAGTATTTTAATTTATTTTGGAATGGCAACACTATTTATGAGCTATTTACTTTAG
- a CDS encoding FtsW/RodA/SpoVE family cell cycle protein, with amino-acid sequence MEKEKTQPKIDYMIVLLMILFVIYSCIAIYSANSAYVTKQIVWYVIGLVAILVTMIIDFDRFRQISWILYGLGMLLLLGLEIIPEGDFVKNINGATSWYQFPGGLGSFQPSEVMKIFLIILLSQIVFRHNEKYPIRTFKEDLMLFMKIILISGPPLLLVMMQPDLGTAMVLSAIIASIILVSGIKWRYIAALFFSVILVISVVVLIYFLNFDFFVEYFLGGDSNSYTLGRFYGWLAPYEYPTQGFQLLQSLLAIGSGELIGRGYMTEGVRIPESHTDFIFAIIAEEFGFIGACLLISIFFLLIYRIIHTALESNDPYGSYLCTGIIGMITFQVFQNIGMTIGLLPITGIPLPFISYGGSSLLTYMIAIGIVLNVRSRTIKFMFD; translated from the coding sequence ATGGAAAAAGAAAAGACTCAACCAAAGATAGATTATATGATTGTGTTATTAATGATACTGTTTGTAATATATAGCTGTATTGCTATTTATAGTGCTAATTCAGCATATGTGACAAAACAAATTGTTTGGTATGTGATTGGCTTAGTAGCTATTCTTGTGACGATGATTATTGATTTTGATCGCTTCAGACAAATTTCTTGGATTTTATATGGTCTTGGCATGCTTCTTCTGCTCGGCTTGGAAATTATTCCAGAAGGAGATTTTGTCAAAAATATAAATGGAGCAACAAGTTGGTATCAGTTTCCAGGTGGGCTTGGTAGCTTTCAGCCATCTGAGGTGATGAAAATCTTCCTCATCATTCTATTAAGTCAAATTGTGTTTCGCCACAATGAAAAATACCCTATTCGGACTTTCAAAGAAGACTTAATGCTATTTATGAAAATCATACTCATTTCGGGGCCACCTCTGCTACTTGTTATGATGCAACCCGATCTTGGTACTGCAATGGTATTATCCGCTATTATCGCATCTATTATCCTTGTATCTGGAATCAAGTGGCGCTATATTGCAGCATTGTTTTTTTCAGTAATCTTAGTAATAAGTGTTGTTGTTCTTATATACTTCCTAAACTTTGACTTTTTCGTCGAATATTTTTTAGGAGGAGATAGTAATTCATACACATTAGGCAGATTTTACGGATGGCTTGCTCCTTACGAATATCCTACCCAAGGGTTCCAGCTATTACAATCTTTATTGGCTATTGGATCTGGGGAGTTAATCGGACGAGGATATATGACTGAAGGTGTACGTATTCCTGAATCACATACAGACTTTATTTTTGCAATTATAGCAGAAGAATTCGGTTTCATTGGTGCTTGCTTGCTAATTTCTATTTTCTTCCTGCTTATCTATCGGATCATTCATACCGCTTTAGAAAGCAATGACCCATACGGCAGCTACCTTTGTACAGGAATTATAGGCATGATCACATTTCAAGTTTTCCAAAACATTGGTATGACAATAGGCCTTTTACCAATAACAGGTATTCCTCTTCCTTTTATTAGCTATGGTGGAAGCTCCTTGCTTACCTACATGATTGCTATAGGAATTGTACTAAATGTGCGTTCGAGAACAATCAAATTTATGTTTGATTAA